From one Solea solea chromosome 15, fSolSol10.1, whole genome shotgun sequence genomic stretch:
- the tjap1 gene encoding tight junction-associated protein 1 isoform X4, giving the protein MTSAAPARKPYRKAPPQHRESRHAMPVAPPPPALQPDINQEVLSDSDRIRILQQQNEDLRRRLSLSTHKMEAMEAEFDGSRHYMEAELSRTRDDLDKMRDKFRRLQNSYTASQRTNQDLEEKLHALLRKVERDKKTMDLEIVELTNKLLDAKNTIDRLEELNERYRQDCNLAVQLLKCNKSHFRNHKFADLPSELQDMLNKHMKSSLPEGSPAPGAQDPDTLSLTPADVVPTSVIARVLEKPEPLLLNSAQSSSCGRPIAEDVFVHVDMTGSASSSAAAAAVAEHWENGGSQEVSQQNGSCRSQSSLDAQLGGEEAVAAPSFEKLNPYPPPPPPHPPHPLYPGRKVIEFSSDDKVKIPKNSPLPNCTYATRQAISLSLVQNEDERPPPASPVPSSSSGGGFASHQRTPPSHRGLASEPQSSQSSPFSSPPQAPSVLASSGSSEEDLLANWQRMFVEKMAPTCDTSLVHRTSFSSHAAQDLQRRRQPGGGDSSKHHSAAYSDGEEGSSARSWTPSRGSSLDTDTDTEPRSGRRGRYGGNSSVEEGERLLNLEDDCGSEDTAVTMATSPANTRGEEFDEEEESSAEERDVLPHDLPSISPRLLEFDPALAGPASSQRPLKSPKRMGVHHLHRKDSLTRAQVQGTLLD; this is encoded by the exons ATGACGAGTGCCGCTCCAGCCAGGAAGCCGTACCGCAAGGCTCCCCCACAGCACCGCGAGAGCCGCCACGCCATGCCTGTTGCTCCGCCCCCACCTGCACTGCAGCCCGATATCAATCAG GAGGTTTTATCAGACTCTGACAGGATCAG AATCCTCCAGCAGCAGAATGAGGACCTGCGGcgccgcctctctctctccacacacaagatGGAGGCCATGGAGGCGGAGTTTGATGGCAGCCGTCACTACATGGAGGCGGAGCTCAGCCGCACCAGAGACGACCTGGACAAGATGAGGGACAAGTTCCGCAG aCTCCAGAACAGCTACACAGCGTCACAGAGAACAAACCAGGATCTGGAGGAGAAACTTCACGCTCTG CTACGGAAGGTGGAGAGGGACAAAAAGACGATGGACCTGGAGATCGTGGAGCTCACCAACAAACTGCTCGACGCCAAGAACACCATCGACCGCCTGGAGGAGCTCAAC gagCGTTACCGTCAGGACTGTAACTTGGCCGTTCAGCTGCTCAAATGCAACAAGTCACATTTCAGGAACCACAAGTTTGCTGAT CTGCCGTCTGAGCTTCAGGAcatgttaaataaacacatgaagagCAGCCTGCCAGAGGGAAGCCCCGCCCCCGGCGCTCAGGACCCGGACACACTCAGTCTGACTCCCGCCGATGTTGTGCCGACCTCCGTCATCGCCCGCGTCCTGGAGAAACCCGAGCCGCTGCTCCTGAACTCCGCCCAGTCCAGCAGCTGCGGCCGGCCAATCGCCGAAGACGTCTTTGTGCACGTGGACATGAcgggctccgcctcctcctccgccgccgccgccgctgtaGCTGAGCACTGGGAGAACGGGGGCTCTCAGGAGGTCTCGCAGCAGAACGGCTCGTGTCGCAGTCAGAGCAGCCTGGACGCTCAGTTGGGCGGCGAGGAGGCGGTTGCCGCACCGTCCTTTGAGAAGCTGAATCCTTacccgccgccgccgccgcctcacCCGCCTCACCCGCTCTACCCCGGCCGCAAAGTCATCGAGTTCTCGTCGGACGACAAAGTGAAGATTCCGAAAAACTCACCGCTGCCCAACTGCACGTACGCCACGAGGCAGGCCATCTCTCTGAGCCTCGTCCAGAACGAGGACGAGCGCCCGCCGCCCGCCAGCCCCGTCCCCTCCTCGTCCTCGGGCGGAGGGTTCGCGAGCCACCAGCGCACGCCGCCGTCGCACCGGGGCCTTGCCAGTGAGCCGCAGTCCAGCCAGTCCAGCCCCTTCAGCAGCCCGCCACAG GCGCCCAGCGTGCTGGCAAGCTCCGGCAGCTCGGAGGAGGATCTCCTGGCAAACTGGCAGCGGATGTTTGTGGAGAAGATGGCGCCGACATGCGACACTTCCCTGGTTCATCGCACGTCGTTCAGCAGTCACGCGGCACAGGACCTGCAGAGGCGGAGACAGCCGGGGGGCGGAGACTCCTCCAAACACCACAGCGCTGCATACTCGGACGGTGAGGAGGGGTCGTCCGCGAGGAGCTGGACGCCGAGCCGCGGCTCCAGCCTCGACACGGACACCGACACGGAGCCTCGGTCCGGCAGGAGGGGGCGCTATGGCGGCAACAGCTCGGTGGAAGAGGGCGAGCGTCTGCTGAACCTGGAGGACGACTGTGGGAGCGAGGACACGGCCGTCACCATGGCAACTAGCCCCGCCAACACCCGAGGGGAGGAGttcgacgaggaggaggagagctcgGCCGAGGAGAGGGACGTCCTCCCCCACGACCTGCCCTCCATCTCGCCCCGCCTCCTGGAGTTTGACCCCGCCCTGGCCGGCCCCGCCTCCTCTCAGCGGCCTCTGAAGAGTCCAAAGAGGATGGGCGTGCACCACCTGCACCGCAAAGACAGCCTGACCCGCGCCCAGGTGCAAGGCACACTGTTGGACTGA
- the tjap1 gene encoding tight junction-associated protein 1 isoform X3, whose product MTSAAPARKPYRKAPPQHRESRHAMPVAPPPPALQPDINQEVLSDSDRIRILQQQNEDLRRRLSLSTHKMEAMEAEFDGSRHYMEAELSRTRDDLDKMRDKFRRLQNSYTASQRTNQDLEEKLHALAAVSQTWVHALRKVERDKKTMDLEIVELTNKLLDAKNTIDRLEELNERYRQDCNLAVQLLKCNKSHFRNHKFADLPSELQDMLNKHMKSSLPEGSPAPGAQDPDTLSLTPADVVPTSVIARVLEKPEPLLLNSAQSSSCGRPIAEDVFVHVDMTGSASSSAAAAAVAEHWENGGSQEVSQQNGSCRSQSSLDAQLGGEEAVAAPSFEKLNPYPPPPPPHPPHPLYPGRKVIEFSSDDKVKIPKNSPLPNCTYATRQAISLSLVQNEDERPPPASPVPSSSSGGGFASHQRTPPSHRGLASEPQSSQSSPFSSPPQAPSVLASSGSSEEDLLANWQRMFVEKMAPTCDTSLVHRTSFSSHAAQDLQRRRQPGGGDSSKHHSAAYSDGEEGSSARSWTPSRGSSLDTDTDTEPRSGRRGRYGGNSSVEEGERLLNLEDDCGSEDTAVTMATSPANTRGEEFDEEEESSAEERDVLPHDLPSISPRLLEFDPALAGPASSQRPLKSPKRMGVHHLHRKDSLTRAQVQGTLLD is encoded by the exons ATGACGAGTGCCGCTCCAGCCAGGAAGCCGTACCGCAAGGCTCCCCCACAGCACCGCGAGAGCCGCCACGCCATGCCTGTTGCTCCGCCCCCACCTGCACTGCAGCCCGATATCAATCAG GAGGTTTTATCAGACTCTGACAGGATCAG AATCCTCCAGCAGCAGAATGAGGACCTGCGGcgccgcctctctctctccacacacaagatGGAGGCCATGGAGGCGGAGTTTGATGGCAGCCGTCACTACATGGAGGCGGAGCTCAGCCGCACCAGAGACGACCTGGACAAGATGAGGGACAAGTTCCGCAG aCTCCAGAACAGCTACACAGCGTCACAGAGAACAAACCAGGATCTGGAGGAGAAACTTCACGCTCTG GCTGCCGTCAGTCAGACATGGGTTCATGCA CTACGGAAGGTGGAGAGGGACAAAAAGACGATGGACCTGGAGATCGTGGAGCTCACCAACAAACTGCTCGACGCCAAGAACACCATCGACCGCCTGGAGGAGCTCAAC gagCGTTACCGTCAGGACTGTAACTTGGCCGTTCAGCTGCTCAAATGCAACAAGTCACATTTCAGGAACCACAAGTTTGCTGAT CTGCCGTCTGAGCTTCAGGAcatgttaaataaacacatgaagagCAGCCTGCCAGAGGGAAGCCCCGCCCCCGGCGCTCAGGACCCGGACACACTCAGTCTGACTCCCGCCGATGTTGTGCCGACCTCCGTCATCGCCCGCGTCCTGGAGAAACCCGAGCCGCTGCTCCTGAACTCCGCCCAGTCCAGCAGCTGCGGCCGGCCAATCGCCGAAGACGTCTTTGTGCACGTGGACATGAcgggctccgcctcctcctccgccgccgccgccgctgtaGCTGAGCACTGGGAGAACGGGGGCTCTCAGGAGGTCTCGCAGCAGAACGGCTCGTGTCGCAGTCAGAGCAGCCTGGACGCTCAGTTGGGCGGCGAGGAGGCGGTTGCCGCACCGTCCTTTGAGAAGCTGAATCCTTacccgccgccgccgccgcctcacCCGCCTCACCCGCTCTACCCCGGCCGCAAAGTCATCGAGTTCTCGTCGGACGACAAAGTGAAGATTCCGAAAAACTCACCGCTGCCCAACTGCACGTACGCCACGAGGCAGGCCATCTCTCTGAGCCTCGTCCAGAACGAGGACGAGCGCCCGCCGCCCGCCAGCCCCGTCCCCTCCTCGTCCTCGGGCGGAGGGTTCGCGAGCCACCAGCGCACGCCGCCGTCGCACCGGGGCCTTGCCAGTGAGCCGCAGTCCAGCCAGTCCAGCCCCTTCAGCAGCCCGCCACAG GCGCCCAGCGTGCTGGCAAGCTCCGGCAGCTCGGAGGAGGATCTCCTGGCAAACTGGCAGCGGATGTTTGTGGAGAAGATGGCGCCGACATGCGACACTTCCCTGGTTCATCGCACGTCGTTCAGCAGTCACGCGGCACAGGACCTGCAGAGGCGGAGACAGCCGGGGGGCGGAGACTCCTCCAAACACCACAGCGCTGCATACTCGGACGGTGAGGAGGGGTCGTCCGCGAGGAGCTGGACGCCGAGCCGCGGCTCCAGCCTCGACACGGACACCGACACGGAGCCTCGGTCCGGCAGGAGGGGGCGCTATGGCGGCAACAGCTCGGTGGAAGAGGGCGAGCGTCTGCTGAACCTGGAGGACGACTGTGGGAGCGAGGACACGGCCGTCACCATGGCAACTAGCCCCGCCAACACCCGAGGGGAGGAGttcgacgaggaggaggagagctcgGCCGAGGAGAGGGACGTCCTCCCCCACGACCTGCCCTCCATCTCGCCCCGCCTCCTGGAGTTTGACCCCGCCCTGGCCGGCCCCGCCTCCTCTCAGCGGCCTCTGAAGAGTCCAAAGAGGATGGGCGTGCACCACCTGCACCGCAAAGACAGCCTGACCCGCGCCCAGGTGCAAGGCACACTGTTGGACTGA
- the tjap1 gene encoding tight junction-associated protein 1 isoform X2: MTSAAPARKPYRKAPPQHRESRHAMPVAPPPPALQPDINQVNKRTLNTTPPSFQQLVHFPAAVKRSQDAGPRDGVLASELLQSDTELDVSSLSSLEICVPLQLNSRSQDCRPNRTRTRVGGASAADRSSSSPHHPLSPHRTSNPRRPSSPRRTLSPRRPTSPRRTTSPHCTSNPRRPSSPHRTLSPRRPSSPRRTLSPRRPTSPRRTTSPHRTTSPHRPSSPHRTLSPRCTASPRRTTSPHSTSSPRSASSTHPTASPRCASSPLSPTSPCRASRTTGNHSTSDCGFAATRKQTQSGTWTQSAAPPKGILKQPTSPIGEHTYDVIKESKSVELLDDERGRCSANLPTRFIEWAEQRASASRRSSLSPSPVKTDWNWKMQVLEEKVRFSNFLDEITCRVMSPAHLTLLGRSPSREAGSPTPQRRHSSLCPSLRKQQMDRGQRWDDWVAALQRPDGWYRLLQGKGVGQQGDITEEVGPKEEVLRFNRGVNVEIEENRYPASNLSLLSHIKEVLSDSDRIRILQQQNEDLRRRLSLSTHKMEAMEAEFDGSRHYMEAELSRTRDDLDKMRDKFRRLQNSYTASQRTNQDLEEKLHALLRKVERDKKTMDLEIVELTNKLLDAKNTIDRLEELNERYRQDCNLAVQLLKCNKSHFRNHKFADLPSELQDMLNKHMKSSLPEGSPAPGAQDPDTLSLTPADVVPTSVIARVLEKPEPLLLNSAQSSSCGRPIAEDVFVHVDMTGSASSSAAAAAVAEHWENGGSQEVSQQNGSCRSQSSLDAQLGGEEAVAAPSFEKLNPYPPPPPPHPPHPLYPGRKVIEFSSDDKVKIPKNSPLPNCTYATRQAISLSLVQNEDERPPPASPVPSSSSGGGFASHQRTPPSHRGLASEPQSSQSSPFSSPPQAPSVLASSGSSEEDLLANWQRMFVEKMAPTCDTSLVHRTSFSSHAAQDLQRRRQPGGGDSSKHHSAAYSDGEEGSSARSWTPSRGSSLDTDTDTEPRSGRRGRYGGNSSVEEGERLLNLEDDCGSEDTAVTMATSPANTRGEEFDEEEESSAEERDVLPHDLPSISPRLLEFDPALAGPASSQRPLKSPKRMGVHHLHRKDSLTRAQVQGTLLD; encoded by the exons ATGACGAGTGCCGCTCCAGCCAGGAAGCCGTACCGCAAGGCTCCCCCACAGCACCGCGAGAGCCGCCACGCCATGCCTGTTGCTCCGCCCCCACCTGCACTGCAGCCCGATATCAATCAGGTAAACAAACGCACGTTAAACACAACTCCACCCTCATTTCAGCAACTTGTCCACTTCCCGGCCGCCGTGAAACGCTCGCAGGACGCTGGTCCACGAGACGGTGTCCTGGCATCTGAGCTCTTGCAGTCGGACACTGAGCTGGACGTCTCTAGTCTGTCCAGTCTGGAGATCTGTGTTCCACTGCAGCTCAACTCCAGGAGCCAGGACTGCCGACCAAACCGCACAAGGACCAGAGTAGGGGGTGCCTCGGCAGCTGACCGCAGTTCCTCAAGTCCTCACCATCCCTTGAGTCCTCACCGTACCTCGAATCCTCGCCGTCCCTCAAGTCCTCGCCGTACCTTGAGTCCTCGCCGTCCCACAAGTCCTCGCCGTACCACAAGTCCTCACTGTACCTCGAATCCTCGCCGTCCCTCGAGTCCTCACCGTACCTTGAGTCCTCGCCGTCCCTCGAGTCCTCGCCGTACCTTGAGTCCTCGCCGTCCCACAAGTCCTCGCCGTACCACAAGTCCTCACCGTACCACAAGTCCTCACCGTCCTTCGAGTCCTCACCGTACCTTGAGTCCTCGCTGTACCGCGAGTCCTCGCCGTACCACAAGTCCTCACAGTACCTCAAGTCCTCGCAGTGCCTCAAGTACTCACCCTACCGCCAGTCCCCGCTGTGCTTCAAGTCCTCTCAGTCCCACAAGTCCTTGTCGTGCCTCGAGGACTACAGGAAACCACTCTACCTCTGATTGCGGCTTCGCAGCAACACGGAAACAGACACAGTCTGGTACCTGGACTCAGAGCGCTGCCCCTCCGAAGGGTATCCTGAAACAGCCGACCTCACCGATCGGGGAACACACCTATGATGTCATCAAAGAGTCAAAATCAGTGGAACTGTTGGACGATGAACGAGGACGTTGCAGTGCTAACCTTCCAACTCGCTTCATAGAGTGGGCGGAACAGCGGGCGTCGGCTTCGCGGCGCTCATCCTTGTCGCCGTCGCCCGTGAAGACAGACTGGAACTGGAAGATGCAGGTTCTGGAGGAAAAAGTCCGCTTCTCCAACTTTCTGGATGAGATCACCTGCCGGGTAATGAGCCCCGCCCACCTCACTCTACTGGGAAGGTCACCCTCCAGAGAGGCAGGAAGCCCCACCCCTCAGCGCAGACATTCTAGTCTCTGCCCCTCACTCAGGAAGCAGCAGATGGACCGGGGTCAGCGCTGGGATGACTGGGTGGCGGCGCTGCAGCGACCTGACGGATGGTACCGGCTCCTGCAGGGGAAGGGGGTGGGGCAGCAGGGTGACATTACAGAGGAGGTGGGGCCCAAAGAGGAGGTTTTAAGGTTTAATCGAGGAGTAAATGTGGAGATTGAGGAGAACAGATACCCCGCCTCCAATCTGTCTCTGCTGAGCCACATCAAG GAGGTTTTATCAGACTCTGACAGGATCAG AATCCTCCAGCAGCAGAATGAGGACCTGCGGcgccgcctctctctctccacacacaagatGGAGGCCATGGAGGCGGAGTTTGATGGCAGCCGTCACTACATGGAGGCGGAGCTCAGCCGCACCAGAGACGACCTGGACAAGATGAGGGACAAGTTCCGCAG aCTCCAGAACAGCTACACAGCGTCACAGAGAACAAACCAGGATCTGGAGGAGAAACTTCACGCTCTG CTACGGAAGGTGGAGAGGGACAAAAAGACGATGGACCTGGAGATCGTGGAGCTCACCAACAAACTGCTCGACGCCAAGAACACCATCGACCGCCTGGAGGAGCTCAAC gagCGTTACCGTCAGGACTGTAACTTGGCCGTTCAGCTGCTCAAATGCAACAAGTCACATTTCAGGAACCACAAGTTTGCTGAT CTGCCGTCTGAGCTTCAGGAcatgttaaataaacacatgaagagCAGCCTGCCAGAGGGAAGCCCCGCCCCCGGCGCTCAGGACCCGGACACACTCAGTCTGACTCCCGCCGATGTTGTGCCGACCTCCGTCATCGCCCGCGTCCTGGAGAAACCCGAGCCGCTGCTCCTGAACTCCGCCCAGTCCAGCAGCTGCGGCCGGCCAATCGCCGAAGACGTCTTTGTGCACGTGGACATGAcgggctccgcctcctcctccgccgccgccgccgctgtaGCTGAGCACTGGGAGAACGGGGGCTCTCAGGAGGTCTCGCAGCAGAACGGCTCGTGTCGCAGTCAGAGCAGCCTGGACGCTCAGTTGGGCGGCGAGGAGGCGGTTGCCGCACCGTCCTTTGAGAAGCTGAATCCTTacccgccgccgccgccgcctcacCCGCCTCACCCGCTCTACCCCGGCCGCAAAGTCATCGAGTTCTCGTCGGACGACAAAGTGAAGATTCCGAAAAACTCACCGCTGCCCAACTGCACGTACGCCACGAGGCAGGCCATCTCTCTGAGCCTCGTCCAGAACGAGGACGAGCGCCCGCCGCCCGCCAGCCCCGTCCCCTCCTCGTCCTCGGGCGGAGGGTTCGCGAGCCACCAGCGCACGCCGCCGTCGCACCGGGGCCTTGCCAGTGAGCCGCAGTCCAGCCAGTCCAGCCCCTTCAGCAGCCCGCCACAG GCGCCCAGCGTGCTGGCAAGCTCCGGCAGCTCGGAGGAGGATCTCCTGGCAAACTGGCAGCGGATGTTTGTGGAGAAGATGGCGCCGACATGCGACACTTCCCTGGTTCATCGCACGTCGTTCAGCAGTCACGCGGCACAGGACCTGCAGAGGCGGAGACAGCCGGGGGGCGGAGACTCCTCCAAACACCACAGCGCTGCATACTCGGACGGTGAGGAGGGGTCGTCCGCGAGGAGCTGGACGCCGAGCCGCGGCTCCAGCCTCGACACGGACACCGACACGGAGCCTCGGTCCGGCAGGAGGGGGCGCTATGGCGGCAACAGCTCGGTGGAAGAGGGCGAGCGTCTGCTGAACCTGGAGGACGACTGTGGGAGCGAGGACACGGCCGTCACCATGGCAACTAGCCCCGCCAACACCCGAGGGGAGGAGttcgacgaggaggaggagagctcgGCCGAGGAGAGGGACGTCCTCCCCCACGACCTGCCCTCCATCTCGCCCCGCCTCCTGGAGTTTGACCCCGCCCTGGCCGGCCCCGCCTCCTCTCAGCGGCCTCTGAAGAGTCCAAAGAGGATGGGCGTGCACCACCTGCACCGCAAAGACAGCCTGACCCGCGCCCAGGTGCAAGGCACACTGTTGGACTGA
- the tjap1 gene encoding tight junction-associated protein 1 isoform X1: MTSAAPARKPYRKAPPQHRESRHAMPVAPPPPALQPDINQVNKRTLNTTPPSFQQLVHFPAAVKRSQDAGPRDGVLASELLQSDTELDVSSLSSLEICVPLQLNSRSQDCRPNRTRTRVGGASAADRSSSSPHHPLSPHRTSNPRRPSSPRRTLSPRRPTSPRRTTSPHCTSNPRRPSSPHRTLSPRRPSSPRRTLSPRRPTSPRRTTSPHRTTSPHRPSSPHRTLSPRCTASPRRTTSPHSTSSPRSASSTHPTASPRCASSPLSPTSPCRASRTTGNHSTSDCGFAATRKQTQSGTWTQSAAPPKGILKQPTSPIGEHTYDVIKESKSVELLDDERGRCSANLPTRFIEWAEQRASASRRSSLSPSPVKTDWNWKMQVLEEKVRFSNFLDEITCRVMSPAHLTLLGRSPSREAGSPTPQRRHSSLCPSLRKQQMDRGQRWDDWVAALQRPDGWYRLLQGKGVGQQGDITEEVGPKEEVLRFNRGVNVEIEENRYPASNLSLLSHIKEVLSDSDRIRILQQQNEDLRRRLSLSTHKMEAMEAEFDGSRHYMEAELSRTRDDLDKMRDKFRRLQNSYTASQRTNQDLEEKLHALAAVSQTWVHALRKVERDKKTMDLEIVELTNKLLDAKNTIDRLEELNERYRQDCNLAVQLLKCNKSHFRNHKFADLPSELQDMLNKHMKSSLPEGSPAPGAQDPDTLSLTPADVVPTSVIARVLEKPEPLLLNSAQSSSCGRPIAEDVFVHVDMTGSASSSAAAAAVAEHWENGGSQEVSQQNGSCRSQSSLDAQLGGEEAVAAPSFEKLNPYPPPPPPHPPHPLYPGRKVIEFSSDDKVKIPKNSPLPNCTYATRQAISLSLVQNEDERPPPASPVPSSSSGGGFASHQRTPPSHRGLASEPQSSQSSPFSSPPQAPSVLASSGSSEEDLLANWQRMFVEKMAPTCDTSLVHRTSFSSHAAQDLQRRRQPGGGDSSKHHSAAYSDGEEGSSARSWTPSRGSSLDTDTDTEPRSGRRGRYGGNSSVEEGERLLNLEDDCGSEDTAVTMATSPANTRGEEFDEEEESSAEERDVLPHDLPSISPRLLEFDPALAGPASSQRPLKSPKRMGVHHLHRKDSLTRAQVQGTLLD, encoded by the exons ATGACGAGTGCCGCTCCAGCCAGGAAGCCGTACCGCAAGGCTCCCCCACAGCACCGCGAGAGCCGCCACGCCATGCCTGTTGCTCCGCCCCCACCTGCACTGCAGCCCGATATCAATCAGGTAAACAAACGCACGTTAAACACAACTCCACCCTCATTTCAGCAACTTGTCCACTTCCCGGCCGCCGTGAAACGCTCGCAGGACGCTGGTCCACGAGACGGTGTCCTGGCATCTGAGCTCTTGCAGTCGGACACTGAGCTGGACGTCTCTAGTCTGTCCAGTCTGGAGATCTGTGTTCCACTGCAGCTCAACTCCAGGAGCCAGGACTGCCGACCAAACCGCACAAGGACCAGAGTAGGGGGTGCCTCGGCAGCTGACCGCAGTTCCTCAAGTCCTCACCATCCCTTGAGTCCTCACCGTACCTCGAATCCTCGCCGTCCCTCAAGTCCTCGCCGTACCTTGAGTCCTCGCCGTCCCACAAGTCCTCGCCGTACCACAAGTCCTCACTGTACCTCGAATCCTCGCCGTCCCTCGAGTCCTCACCGTACCTTGAGTCCTCGCCGTCCCTCGAGTCCTCGCCGTACCTTGAGTCCTCGCCGTCCCACAAGTCCTCGCCGTACCACAAGTCCTCACCGTACCACAAGTCCTCACCGTCCTTCGAGTCCTCACCGTACCTTGAGTCCTCGCTGTACCGCGAGTCCTCGCCGTACCACAAGTCCTCACAGTACCTCAAGTCCTCGCAGTGCCTCAAGTACTCACCCTACCGCCAGTCCCCGCTGTGCTTCAAGTCCTCTCAGTCCCACAAGTCCTTGTCGTGCCTCGAGGACTACAGGAAACCACTCTACCTCTGATTGCGGCTTCGCAGCAACACGGAAACAGACACAGTCTGGTACCTGGACTCAGAGCGCTGCCCCTCCGAAGGGTATCCTGAAACAGCCGACCTCACCGATCGGGGAACACACCTATGATGTCATCAAAGAGTCAAAATCAGTGGAACTGTTGGACGATGAACGAGGACGTTGCAGTGCTAACCTTCCAACTCGCTTCATAGAGTGGGCGGAACAGCGGGCGTCGGCTTCGCGGCGCTCATCCTTGTCGCCGTCGCCCGTGAAGACAGACTGGAACTGGAAGATGCAGGTTCTGGAGGAAAAAGTCCGCTTCTCCAACTTTCTGGATGAGATCACCTGCCGGGTAATGAGCCCCGCCCACCTCACTCTACTGGGAAGGTCACCCTCCAGAGAGGCAGGAAGCCCCACCCCTCAGCGCAGACATTCTAGTCTCTGCCCCTCACTCAGGAAGCAGCAGATGGACCGGGGTCAGCGCTGGGATGACTGGGTGGCGGCGCTGCAGCGACCTGACGGATGGTACCGGCTCCTGCAGGGGAAGGGGGTGGGGCAGCAGGGTGACATTACAGAGGAGGTGGGGCCCAAAGAGGAGGTTTTAAGGTTTAATCGAGGAGTAAATGTGGAGATTGAGGAGAACAGATACCCCGCCTCCAATCTGTCTCTGCTGAGCCACATCAAG GAGGTTTTATCAGACTCTGACAGGATCAG AATCCTCCAGCAGCAGAATGAGGACCTGCGGcgccgcctctctctctccacacacaagatGGAGGCCATGGAGGCGGAGTTTGATGGCAGCCGTCACTACATGGAGGCGGAGCTCAGCCGCACCAGAGACGACCTGGACAAGATGAGGGACAAGTTCCGCAG aCTCCAGAACAGCTACACAGCGTCACAGAGAACAAACCAGGATCTGGAGGAGAAACTTCACGCTCTG GCTGCCGTCAGTCAGACATGGGTTCATGCA CTACGGAAGGTGGAGAGGGACAAAAAGACGATGGACCTGGAGATCGTGGAGCTCACCAACAAACTGCTCGACGCCAAGAACACCATCGACCGCCTGGAGGAGCTCAAC gagCGTTACCGTCAGGACTGTAACTTGGCCGTTCAGCTGCTCAAATGCAACAAGTCACATTTCAGGAACCACAAGTTTGCTGAT CTGCCGTCTGAGCTTCAGGAcatgttaaataaacacatgaagagCAGCCTGCCAGAGGGAAGCCCCGCCCCCGGCGCTCAGGACCCGGACACACTCAGTCTGACTCCCGCCGATGTTGTGCCGACCTCCGTCATCGCCCGCGTCCTGGAGAAACCCGAGCCGCTGCTCCTGAACTCCGCCCAGTCCAGCAGCTGCGGCCGGCCAATCGCCGAAGACGTCTTTGTGCACGTGGACATGAcgggctccgcctcctcctccgccgccgccgccgctgtaGCTGAGCACTGGGAGAACGGGGGCTCTCAGGAGGTCTCGCAGCAGAACGGCTCGTGTCGCAGTCAGAGCAGCCTGGACGCTCAGTTGGGCGGCGAGGAGGCGGTTGCCGCACCGTCCTTTGAGAAGCTGAATCCTTacccgccgccgccgccgcctcacCCGCCTCACCCGCTCTACCCCGGCCGCAAAGTCATCGAGTTCTCGTCGGACGACAAAGTGAAGATTCCGAAAAACTCACCGCTGCCCAACTGCACGTACGCCACGAGGCAGGCCATCTCTCTGAGCCTCGTCCAGAACGAGGACGAGCGCCCGCCGCCCGCCAGCCCCGTCCCCTCCTCGTCCTCGGGCGGAGGGTTCGCGAGCCACCAGCGCACGCCGCCGTCGCACCGGGGCCTTGCCAGTGAGCCGCAGTCCAGCCAGTCCAGCCCCTTCAGCAGCCCGCCACAG GCGCCCAGCGTGCTGGCAAGCTCCGGCAGCTCGGAGGAGGATCTCCTGGCAAACTGGCAGCGGATGTTTGTGGAGAAGATGGCGCCGACATGCGACACTTCCCTGGTTCATCGCACGTCGTTCAGCAGTCACGCGGCACAGGACCTGCAGAGGCGGAGACAGCCGGGGGGCGGAGACTCCTCCAAACACCACAGCGCTGCATACTCGGACGGTGAGGAGGGGTCGTCCGCGAGGAGCTGGACGCCGAGCCGCGGCTCCAGCCTCGACACGGACACCGACACGGAGCCTCGGTCCGGCAGGAGGGGGCGCTATGGCGGCAACAGCTCGGTGGAAGAGGGCGAGCGTCTGCTGAACCTGGAGGACGACTGTGGGAGCGAGGACACGGCCGTCACCATGGCAACTAGCCCCGCCAACACCCGAGGGGAGGAGttcgacgaggaggaggagagctcgGCCGAGGAGAGGGACGTCCTCCCCCACGACCTGCCCTCCATCTCGCCCCGCCTCCTGGAGTTTGACCCCGCCCTGGCCGGCCCCGCCTCCTCTCAGCGGCCTCTGAAGAGTCCAAAGAGGATGGGCGTGCACCACCTGCACCGCAAAGACAGCCTGACCCGCGCCCAGGTGCAAGGCACACTGTTGGACTGA